One part of the Lapillicoccus jejuensis genome encodes these proteins:
- a CDS encoding ABC transporter substrate-binding protein, giving the protein MTVRRPTRPTRPAALRAVLALALAAGLAACGAPRDSSSGTAGGASAGATGSAACDKASLRTVTAGTLTVATDKPVYEPWFSGDDPTNGKGFESAVAYAVAAKLGYDKAEVTWTRVPFDSVVTPGTKAFDLDFNEFSITDERKKAVDFSSGYYDVRQAVVTYQGSPIAGATSVAALASSRLGAQVGTTSLTAITDQVKPSSAPMVYNTNDLAVQALKNKQIDGLVVDLPTAFYVVSAQLDGGVIVGQLPAAGGTPEQFGAVLAKGSPLTACVSSAVDALRADGTLGRLETQWLAGQGAPELK; this is encoded by the coding sequence ATGACCGTGCGCCGCCCCACCCGCCCGACCCGCCCGGCCGCCCTGCGCGCCGTGCTCGCCCTCGCCCTCGCCGCCGGCCTCGCGGCCTGCGGCGCCCCCCGCGACAGCTCGTCCGGCACCGCGGGCGGCGCGTCGGCGGGGGCCACCGGGTCCGCCGCCTGCGACAAGGCCTCGCTGCGGACCGTCACCGCGGGCACGCTGACCGTGGCCACCGACAAGCCGGTCTACGAGCCGTGGTTCTCCGGCGACGACCCGACCAACGGCAAGGGCTTCGAGTCCGCGGTCGCCTACGCCGTCGCGGCGAAGCTGGGCTACGACAAGGCCGAGGTGACGTGGACCCGGGTGCCCTTCGACTCGGTCGTCACCCCGGGCACCAAGGCCTTCGACCTCGACTTCAACGAGTTCTCGATCACCGACGAGCGCAAGAAGGCCGTCGACTTCTCCAGCGGTTACTACGACGTGAGGCAGGCCGTCGTCACCTACCAGGGCAGCCCGATCGCCGGCGCGACGAGCGTCGCGGCGCTGGCGTCGTCCCGGCTCGGGGCGCAGGTCGGCACGACGTCCCTGACGGCGATCACCGACCAGGTGAAGCCGAGCAGCGCGCCGATGGTCTACAACACGAACGACCTCGCCGTGCAGGCGCTGAAGAACAAGCAGATCGACGGGCTGGTCGTCGACCTGCCGACGGCGTTCTACGTCGTCTCCGCCCAGCTCGACGGCGGCGTCATCGTCGGCCAGCTGCCCGCGGCGGGCGGCACCCCCGAGCAGTTCGGCGCGGTCCTGGCCAAGGGCTCGCCGCTCACGGCCTGCGTCTCCTCCGCCGTGGACGCGCTGCGCGCCGACGGCACGCTGGGCAGGCTCGAGACGCAGTGGCTCGC